In one Bradyrhizobium cosmicum genomic region, the following are encoded:
- the soxZ gene encoding thiosulfate oxidation carrier complex protein SoxZ: protein MASSIRVRATSNGDITEVQTLIQHPMDTGLVKDAKGELIPAHFIQQLTFECNGKDVFVADWGTAVSKDPYVKFSFKGARKGDDLKISWTDNKGGSDTITAKIA, encoded by the coding sequence AGCATTCGCGTCCGCGCAACATCCAACGGCGACATCACCGAGGTGCAGACCCTGATCCAGCACCCCATGGATACCGGCCTGGTCAAGGACGCCAAGGGCGAGCTGATCCCGGCGCATTTCATCCAGCAGTTGACCTTCGAATGTAACGGCAAGGACGTCTTCGTCGCCGATTGGGGCACCGCGGTCTCCAAGGACCCCTACGTCAAGTTCAGCTTCAAGGGCGCCAGGAAGGGCGACGACCTCAAGATCTCCTGGACTGACAACAAGGGCGGGTCGGATACGATCACCGCGAAGATCGCGTGA
- the soxA gene encoding sulfur oxidation c-type cytochrome SoxA encodes MKARIALVLGSVSAALVALIIASPRVIAADKIDPAADAKAFQNFFFQKFPDVKREDFVNGPYSMNADMKRQWQEKEEFPPYEFALDAGKEMFATPFKNGKSYADCFPNGGIGIRQNYPYFDEKEGKVVTLELALNRCREANGEQPYSYVKDEMASLTAYMAFTSRGKPMDIRIPDDPRALAAFENGKRYFYTRRGQMNFSCASCHVQSPGERIRAEILAPALGILNAMPIYRSEWSGMGTTSRRFVTCNSQTRAVPLEPQADEYRDVEYFLSYVANGLPISGPGARP; translated from the coding sequence ATGAAGGCCCGCATCGCCCTCGTGCTCGGCTCGGTGAGCGCCGCGCTCGTTGCGCTCATCATCGCCTCGCCGCGCGTGATCGCGGCCGACAAGATCGATCCCGCGGCCGACGCCAAGGCGTTCCAGAACTTCTTCTTCCAGAAATTTCCCGATGTGAAGCGTGAGGATTTCGTCAACGGTCCGTATTCGATGAACGCGGATATGAAGCGGCAGTGGCAGGAGAAGGAAGAATTCCCGCCTTACGAGTTCGCGCTCGACGCCGGCAAGGAAATGTTCGCGACGCCGTTCAAGAACGGCAAGAGCTACGCCGACTGCTTCCCGAACGGCGGCATCGGCATTCGCCAGAACTATCCCTATTTCGACGAGAAGGAAGGCAAGGTCGTCACACTGGAGCTCGCGCTCAATCGCTGCCGCGAGGCCAATGGCGAGCAGCCCTATTCCTACGTCAAGGACGAGATGGCCTCGCTGACCGCCTACATGGCGTTCACTTCGCGCGGCAAGCCGATGGACATCAGGATTCCCGACGATCCCCGCGCGCTCGCGGCGTTCGAGAACGGCAAGCGCTATTTCTACACGCGGCGCGGCCAGATGAACTTCTCCTGCGCGAGCTGCCATGTGCAGAGCCCGGGCGAACGCATCCGCGCCGAGATCCTGGCGCCAGCCCTCGGCATTCTGAACGCGATGCCGATCTACCGCTCCGAATGGAGCGGCATGGGGACGACCAGCCGCCGCTTCGTCACCTGCAACAGCCAGACCCGCGCGGTTCCGCTGGAGCCGCAGGCGGACGAATATCGCGACGTCGAATACTTCCTCTCCTACGTCGCCAACGGCCTGCCGATCTCGGGGCCGGGAGCACGGCCATGA